From the Choloepus didactylus isolate mChoDid1 chromosome 20, mChoDid1.pri, whole genome shotgun sequence genome, one window contains:
- the NEFM gene encoding neurofilament medium polypeptide → MSYTLDSLGNPSAYRRVTETRSSFGRVSGSPSSGFRSQSWSRGSPSTVSSSYKRSALAPRLAYSSAMLSSAESSLDFSQSSSLLNGGSGPGGDFKLSRSNEKEQLQGLNDRFAGYIEKVHYLEQQNKEIEAEIQALRQKQASHAQLGDAYDQEIRELRATLELVNHEKAQVQLDSDHLEEDIHRLKERFEEEARLRDDTETAIRALRKDIEEASLVKVELDKKVQSLQDEVAFLRSNHEEEVADLLAQIQASHISVERKDYLKTDISSALKEIRSQLECHSDQNMHQAEEWFKCRYAKLTEAAEHNKEAIRSAKEEIAEYRRQLQSKSIELESVRGTKESLERQLSDIEERHNHDLSSYQDTIQQLENELRGTKWEMARHLREYQDLLNVKMALDIEIAAYRKLLEGEETRFSTFSGSITGPLYTYRQPSVTISSKIQKAKVEAPKLKVQHKFVEEIIEETKVEDEKSEMEEALTAIAEELAVSVKEEKEEEAAEKEEEQEAEEVAATKKSPVKPTAPKIKGEEEGEKEEEGQEEEEEEDEGAKSDQAEEGGSEKEGSSEKEEGEQEEEGETEAEGEGEEVEAKEEKKTEEESEEVATKEKLVAEVTEGKPEKAKSPVPKSPVEEVKPKTEAGAGKGEQKVEEQKAEEEKKEEVKESPKEEKVEKKEEKPKDVPDKKKAESPVKEAVEEVVTVTKSVKVRMEKEAKEEEKPQEKEKAEEEGGSKEEGSDQGSKQSMQEDIAINGEVEGKEVGEQETKEKGSGGEEEKGVVTNGLDVSPVDEKKGGEEKVVVTKKVETITSEGGDGATKYITKSVTVTQKVEEHEETFEEKLVSTKKVEKVTSHAIVKEVTQSD, encoded by the exons ATGAGCTACACATTGGACTCGCTGGGCAACCCGTCCGCCTACCGGCGGGTAACCGAGACTCGCTCAAGCTTCGGTCGCGTAAGCGGCTCCCCGTCCAGCGGCTTCCGCTCGCAGTCATGGTCCCGCGGCTCGCCCAGCACCGTGTCCTCGTCCTACAAGCGCAGCGCTCTTGCCCCGCGCCTCGCCTACAGCTCGGCCATGCTCAGCTCGGCCGAGAGCAGCCTCGACTTTAGCCAGTCCTCATCTCTGCTCAACGGTGGCTCGGGGCCCGGCGGCGACTTCAAGCTGTCCCGCTCCAACGAGAAGGAGCAGCTGCAGGGGCTGAACGACCGTTTCGCGGGCTACATCGAGAAGGTGCACTACTTGGAGCAGCAGAACAAGGAGATCGAGGCGGAGATCCAGGCACTGCGGCAGAAACAGGCCTCGCACGCCCAGCTGGGCGACGCTTACGACCAGGAGATCCGCGAGCTGCGAGCCACACTCGAGCTGGTGAACCACGAGAAGGCACAGGTACAACTGGACTCGGACCACTTGGAGGAGGACATCCACCGGCTCAAGGAGCGCTTCGAGGAGGAGGCACGGCTGCGCGACGACACCGAGACCGCCATCCGCGCGCTGCGCAAAGACATAGAGGAGGCGTCGCTGGTGAAGGTGGAGCTGGACAAGAAGGTACAGTCGCTGCAGGATGAAGTGGCCTTCCTGCGGAGCAATCACGAGGAGGAGGTGGCAGACCTGCTGGCCCAGATCCAGGCGTCGCACATCAGCGTGGAGCGCAAAGACTACCTGAAAACAGACATCTCGTCGGCGCTGAAGGAGATACGCTCCCAGCTCGAGTGCCACTCCGACCAAAACATGCACCAGGCTGAAGAATGGTTTAAGTGCCGTTACGCCAAGCTCACCGAGGCAGCCGAACATAACAAGGAGGCCATCCGATCTGCCAAAGAGGAGATCGCCGAGTACCGGCGCCAGCTGCAGTCCAAGAGCATCGAGCTGGAATCGGTGCGTGGCACCAAGGAATCCCTAGAGCGGCAGCTCAGCGACATCGAGGAGCGCCACAACCACGACCTCAGCAGCTACCAG GACACGATCCAGCAGCTGGAAAATGAGCTTCGGGGCACAAAATGGGAAATGGCTCGTCatttgcgagaatatcaggatcTCCTCAATGTCAAGATGGCTCTGGATATCGAGATCGCTGCATACAG AAAACTTTTGGAGGGTGAAGAGACCAGATTTAGCACATTTTCAGGAAGCATCACTGGGCCACTCTATACATACCGACAGCCCTCAGTTACAATATCTAGTAAGATTCAGAAAGCCAAGGTGGAGGCTCCCAAGCTAAAGGTCCAACACAAATTTGTTGAGGAGATCATAGAGGAAACCAAAGTGGAGGATGAGAAGTCAGAAATGGAAGAAGCCCTGACAGCCATTGCAGAGGAATTGGCAGTTTCCgtgaaagaggagaaggaagaggaggcagcagaaaaggaggaggaacaAGAAGCTGAAGAAGTTGCAGCTACCAAAAAGTCTCCAGTGAAACCTACTGCACCCAAAattaaaggagaggaagaaggggaaaaggaggaagaaggccaagaagaagaagaggaagaagatgaggGTGCTAAATCAGACCAAGCAGAAGAAGGAGGATCCGAGAAGGAAGGATCCAGTGAAAAAGAGGAAGGTGAgcaggaagaagaaggagaaacagaGGCTGAAGGTGAAGGAGAGGAAGTTGAAgctaaggaggaaaagaaaactgaggaagAAAGTGAAGAAGTAGCTACCAAAGAGAAGCTGGTGGCAGAAGTCACGGAGGGAAAGCCAGAGAAAGCCAAGTCTCCAGTGCCAAAATCACCAGTGGAAGAGGTAAAACCAAAAACAGAAGCTGGAGCTGGAAAAGGTGAACAGAAAGTGGAAGAACAGAAAGccgaggaagaaaagaaagaagaagtaaaagaaagtcccaaggaagagaaggtagagaaaaaggaagagaaaccgAAAGACGTGCCAGATAAGAAGAAAGCTGAATCCCCAGTAAAGGAAGCTGTGGAGGAGGTAGTCACCGTCACCAAATCAGTAAAGGTGAGAATGGAGAAAGAGGCTAAAGAGgaggagaagccacaggagaaggagaaagcagaagaggagggagggagtaaGGAGGAAGGGAGCGATCAGGGTTCAAAGCAATCCATGCAGGAAGACATAGCTATAAATGGGGAGGTGGAAGGAAAAGAGGTGGGAGAGCAGGAAACTAAGGAAAAAGGCAGTggaggagaagaggagaaaggggtGGTCACAAATGGTTTAGACGTAAGCCCAGTAGATGAAAAGAAAGGGGGTGAGGAGAAAGTGGTTGTGAccaaaaaggtggaaacaatcacCAGTGAGGGAGGAGATGGTGCTACCAAATACATCACTAAATCTGTAACCGTCACTCAAAAGGTCGAAGAGCATGAGGAGACCTTTGAGGAGAAACTAGTGTCTACTAAAAAGGTAGAAAAGGTCACTTCACATGCCATAGTAAAGGAAGTCACCCAGAGTGACTAA